In Sphingobacteriaceae bacterium, the following proteins share a genomic window:
- a CDS encoding TIGR02757 family protein, with translation MHTDDKTIKEFLDEKYFHYNSKDFIELDPVSIPHLFTKKEDREIAGFLAATIAWGNRKSIINNGMKLMNWMDHSPHEFILHHKKKDRKVFEKFVHRTFNGSDCIFFIESLQNIYTNHNGLESAFTKVNSAGLIDNITQFRTVFLEAEHLKRAEKHISNPLQKSSAKRLCMYLRWMVRKDKKGVDFGIWKNISPSQLCLPLDVHTGNVSRGLGLLTRKQNDWQAVEEITSVLRSMDPKDPVKYDFALFGLGVDKFLK, from the coding sequence ATGCATACAGACGACAAAACTATTAAGGAGTTTTTAGATGAAAAATATTTTCATTATAACTCTAAAGATTTTATTGAACTGGACCCCGTAAGCATACCTCATCTTTTTACAAAAAAGGAAGACCGTGAAATTGCAGGGTTTCTTGCCGCTACTATCGCCTGGGGAAACCGGAAATCTATCATTAACAATGGCATGAAGCTCATGAACTGGATGGATCATTCGCCTCATGAATTTATTTTACATCATAAAAAAAAGGACAGAAAAGTTTTCGAGAAATTTGTACACCGCACCTTTAACGGATCGGATTGCATTTTTTTTATAGAGTCTCTTCAGAATATTTACACGAATCATAACGGTCTTGAAAGTGCTTTCACAAAAGTGAACAGCGCAGGACTTATAGATAATATTACACAATTCAGAACTGTATTTTTGGAGGCTGAGCATCTAAAGCGGGCGGAAAAGCATATTTCAAATCCGCTTCAAAAATCGAGCGCCAAACGTTTGTGCATGTATTTAAGGTGGATGGTGCGGAAAGATAAAAAGGGGGTAGACTTTGGTATTTGGAAAAACATTTCTCCCTCACAACTGTGTTTGCCGCTGGATGTGCATACCGGCAATGTAAGCAGAGGCCTTGGTTTATTGACAAGAAAACAAAACGATTGGCAGGCTGTAGAAGAAATCACAAGCGTTTTGAGAAGTATGGATCCTAAAGATCCTGTGAAATACGATTTTGCTTTGTTTGGTTTGGGAGTAGATAAATTTTTAAAGTAA
- a CDS encoding molecular chaperone HtpG, protein MSTTGKINVQTENIFPIIKKFLYSDNEIFLRELVSNAVDATQKLKALASMGEAKGNLGDLKIEVEVNKEAKTITIKDKGIGMTKEDVEKYIAQIAFSGAEEFVNKYKDKVDKNVVIGHFGLGFYSAFMVAQKVEIFSLSYKDGSKAVRWECDGSPEYQIEEVDTKKERGTDIVLHIADDCEEYLEKFKIEELLNKYCKFLPVEIKFGMRKDRITPEPKEGQKPEDVKTEEIEVDNIINNPTPAWTKKPADLKDEDYKSFYRELYPMQFDEPLFWIHLNVDFPFNLTGILYFPKLSNKLEMPKDRIQLYSNQVFVTDNVENIVPDFLTLLRGVIDSPDIPLNVSRSYLQADGNVKKIASHITKKVADKLEELYKKERADFEAKWDDIKIFVQYGMISDEKFYEKAVKFALFKTTENKYFTFEEFENHVKPLQTNKENKLVYLYATNVNEQHAYIDAAKNRGYEVLLMETMLDPHYINQLESKLNVSFVRVDADTIDKLISKDENTVSKISEEEQKTLQPIIEEVVSKDQFSVVFENLSEKDSPMIITRPEFMRRMKDMNQMGGGAAGFYGSMPDMYNLVVNSNHPLISKILAEGDKEKQSTLAKQAADLALLSQGLLKGEKLTNFIKRSLEMI, encoded by the coding sequence ATGAGCACGACAGGAAAAATAAACGTACAAACCGAAAACATCTTCCCGATTATTAAAAAATTTCTTTACAGCGATAACGAGATTTTTTTAAGAGAATTAGTTAGTAATGCGGTAGATGCTACTCAGAAATTGAAAGCACTTGCCAGTATGGGCGAGGCAAAGGGCAATCTTGGCGACCTTAAAATTGAGGTAGAAGTTAATAAAGAAGCTAAAACCATTACCATTAAAGATAAAGGTATTGGTATGACTAAAGAGGATGTTGAAAAATACATCGCACAAATTGCATTTAGCGGGGCAGAAGAATTCGTAAATAAATACAAAGATAAAGTTGACAAAAATGTAGTAATAGGTCATTTTGGCTTAGGGTTTTATTCCGCATTTATGGTAGCCCAAAAAGTGGAGATCTTTTCTTTATCTTACAAAGACGGATCTAAAGCTGTGCGTTGGGAATGTGACGGAAGTCCTGAATACCAGATTGAAGAAGTCGATACTAAAAAAGAAAGAGGAACCGATATCGTTCTTCATATTGCAGACGACTGTGAAGAGTATCTTGAAAAGTTTAAAATTGAAGAGCTCTTAAATAAATATTGTAAGTTTTTACCTGTAGAAATTAAGTTTGGAATGCGTAAAGACCGCATCACCCCTGAACCTAAAGAAGGTCAAAAACCTGAAGATGTAAAAACGGAAGAGATTGAGGTGGACAATATCATTAACAATCCCACTCCGGCATGGACTAAAAAGCCTGCAGATTTAAAAGACGAAGATTACAAAAGTTTTTACAGGGAGTTATATCCTATGCAGTTTGATGAACCCTTATTCTGGATTCATTTAAATGTGGATTTTCCGTTTAACCTTACGGGTATTTTATATTTTCCAAAACTTAGCAATAAACTCGAAATGCCTAAGGACAGGATACAATTGTATTCCAACCAGGTATTTGTAACAGATAACGTAGAAAATATCGTTCCCGACTTTTTAACCTTATTACGTGGAGTAATTGATAGCCCGGATATTCCATTAAATGTTAGCCGGAGTTATTTACAGGCCGATGGGAACGTGAAAAAAATTGCAAGTCACATCACCAAAAAAGTAGCAGATAAACTGGAAGAACTTTATAAAAAAGAACGCGCAGATTTTGAAGCCAAATGGGACGATATTAAAATATTTGTGCAGTATGGAATGATCAGCGACGAAAAGTTTTACGAAAAAGCCGTAAAGTTCGCACTCTTCAAAACAACTGAAAATAAGTACTTTACTTTCGAAGAATTTGAAAATCATGTAAAGCCTTTACAAACTAATAAAGAGAACAAACTGGTTTATTTGTATGCCACCAATGTAAATGAACAACATGCCTATATCGACGCTGCTAAAAATCGTGGTTACGAGGTGCTGTTGATGGAAACTATGTTGGATCCGCATTACATTAATCAATTGGAAAGTAAATTAAATGTTTCTTTTGTGCGTGTTGACGCTGATACTATTGATAAACTCATCAGCAAAGACGAAAACACGGTAAGTAAGATCAGTGAAGAAGAACAAAAAACACTTCAACCTATTATTGAAGAAGTGGTGAGCAAAGATCAATTTAGTGTGGTGTTTGAAAATCTCAGCGAGAAAGACTCGCCAATGATCATTACCCGTCCTGAATTTATGCGTCGTATGAAAGACATGAATCAAATGGGTGGAGGCGCTGCGGGCTTTTATGGATCAATGCCTGACATGTACAACCTCGTGGTAAATTCAAATCACCCTTTGATCTCAAAAATTTTAGCCGAAGGCGATAAAGAAAAACAAAGTACACTTGCTAAACAAGCGGCTGACTTAGCTTTATTATCTCAGGGCTTATTGAAAGGTGAAAAACTCACTAACTTTATTAAACGTAGTCTAGAGATGATCTGA
- a CDS encoding pyruvate dehydrogenase complex E1 component subunit beta, with protein sequence MRVIEFREALREAMSEEMRRDDKIFLMGEEVAEYNGAYKVSKGMLAEFGAKRVIDTPIAELGFAGIGVGAASNGLRPIIEFMTFNFSLVAIDQIINSAAKMYSMSGGQYNVPIVFRGPTASAGMLSSQHSQAFENWFANCPGLKVVVPSNPYDAKGLLKSAIRDNDPVIFMESEQMYGDKAEVPEEEYLIPIGVADIKKAGTDVTIVSFGKIMKVAMAAAKELEGEGISVEVVDLRSVRPIDYATVIESVKKTNRLVIVEEAWPLASISSEITFKVQKEAFDYLDAPILRVTTADTPLPYAPTLIEASLPNVSRVVKAVKEVMYVKK encoded by the coding sequence ATGAGAGTTATAGAATTCAGAGAAGCACTTCGTGAAGCCATGTCAGAAGAGATGCGCCGCGACGATAAAATATTTTTAATGGGTGAGGAAGTTGCCGAATATAATGGCGCTTATAAAGTAAGTAAAGGCATGCTGGCCGAATTTGGCGCAAAACGTGTAATTGATACTCCCATTGCTGAACTTGGTTTTGCAGGCATTGGAGTAGGTGCGGCTTCAAATGGCTTACGTCCTATTATCGAATTCATGACTTTTAATTTTAGTCTTGTAGCTATTGATCAGATCATTAACAGTGCTGCGAAAATGTATAGCATGAGCGGCGGACAATACAATGTACCCATCGTTTTTCGTGGCCCTACTGCCAGCGCCGGAATGTTAAGCTCTCAGCACTCACAGGCATTCGAAAACTGGTTTGCCAATTGTCCGGGTTTAAAAGTGGTTGTACCAAGTAATCCTTACGATGCTAAAGGACTTTTAAAAAGTGCTATCCGTGACAACGATCCTGTAATTTTTATGGAGAGTGAGCAGATGTATGGTGACAAAGCTGAGGTTCCGGAAGAAGAATACTTAATTCCAATAGGAGTAGCTGATATTAAAAAAGCAGGAACGGATGTAACCATTGTTTCATTTGGTAAAATTATGAAGGTAGCTATGGCCGCTGCTAAAGAATTAGAAGGTGAAGGCATCAGCGTTGAGGTGGTAGATCTAAGATCAGTAAGACCAATTGATTATGCCACGGTTATTGAATCGGTGAAAAAAACAAATCGTCTAGTTATTGTAGAAGAAGCATGGCCGCTTGCCAGCATCTCCTCAGAAATAACCTTTAAGGTACAAAAAGAAGCCTTTGATTATTTAGATGCTCCTATTTTAAGGGTAACTACTGCTGATACCCCATTACCCTACGCTCCAACTTTAATTGAAGCCAGCTTACCAAACGTTAGTCGCGTGGTTAAAGCGGTTAAAGAAGTAATGTACGTTAAAAAATAA